DNA from Salinispora arenicola:
CGTCCCCGGGCCGCCGGGAGGCGTGCGTCAAGCTGCGCGGACGAGCGCCGCGGCCAGGCGATGCAGCCCCACCCGGTCCACCCCGTCAGGCAGTAGCGGCAGCTCGACCAGTGGCAGATCCAACTCCACCAGATCGGTCCGCAGCGAGTCCTCCAACTCACGGCGTACCGCCTGGTCGTGCGCCTCGGCGGCCAGTCCGGACACGGTCGGGTCATCGGCCGGCAGTCCGGCGGCGCGCAGGCCCCGAGCGAGTTCCGTCGGGGTGACCACGGGACCGGCCGGCACGGGCGGACGGGTGGCGTTGACGATGATCCGCCCGACGGGGAAGCCCAACGACGTCAACTCGGCGATGGCGTCCACGGTCTCCTGGACCGGCATCTCCTCGAGCAGCGTCACCACGTGCACGGCGGTCATCGGGGAGCGCAGCAGGGCGGCGACCCCCTCGCTCTGGGTCTTGATCGGCCCCATCCGGGCCAACCGCGCGGTTTCGGCGGTGACGTTGAGGAACCGACCGATTCGCCCGGTCGGCGGCGCGTCCAGCACCACCGCGTCATACACCCGCTGCCCGCCCTGGGTGCGGGTGGTGGCCTCCTTGACCTTGCCGGTCAGCAGGACGTCGCGCAGGCCGGGAGCGATGGTGGTGGCGAAGTCGATGGCGCCGAACTTGCGCAGTGCCCGCCCCGCCCCGCCGAGCTTGTAGAACATGTCCAGATACTCGAGCAGGGCCTCCTCCGCGTCCACGGCGAGGGCCCGCACCTCGCCACCGCCCGGAGCGTCGGTCAGGTGCCGTTCGGCGTACGGCAGCGGGTCGGTGTCGAAGAGCTGGGCGATGCCCTGCCGTCCCTCGACCTCGACCAGCAGGGTGCGCCGGCCCCCGGCGGCGAGAGCAAGCGCGAGGGCGGCCGCGACGCTGCTCTTGCCGGTGCCGCCCTTGCCGGTGACCACGTGGAGGCGGGCCGGCCATTCGGTACCGGCCGGCTCGGCCGGTCGCTGCGCTGCTCCCACCCGTCGAGCCTAACCAGCGGTCACCCTCCGGCCACCTCGCAGACCCGCCAACCCTTCTTCTCGACCACGGTGAGGCGCAGGGGTAGCTCGGCGGTCTTCTCGTCGGCGGTGGTCATGGTGACCGTGGTGGTGACAGTGGCCCGGTCCTCGGCCTGGTCGTCGACCTTCGGCGGGCTCCACCGGAAGTATGGCCGCTCGTAGTCGGCCGCGTACGCCTCCACCTCGGCGACCTTGGCGGCGATCTTGCTGTCGTCCCGGGCGGCCGAGCACACCAGGTTCGATGCCTTCGTCGCGTCCCGGTCCTGGTAGACGGCGGTGAGGAATTCGTCCACGGCGGCCGTGGGCTCCTGGGCGCCCTCGCCCTGCTCCGCGGCGCGCAGCGTCAGGAAGGCGATGACCCCGCCGGCGGTGCAGACCACTAGAAGCGCCGCGAGGGTGATCGACGCGATCAGTGCTCCGCGCCGCCGCCGCGGTGCCGCATCCTGCTGGTTCGGGGGTTGGAGGGCCGTCGGCGACGGCCCCGCCGATAAGTCCTGTGGCGGCGCGGTTGGGGCGACCGGCTCGGCCGGAGTGTCCGGCTGACCGGTCGGGTCGCCGCTGGACGGTTGGGTCATCGTTCCCCCGGGGTGTGACGGCGTCGCCTCGGCGAGGTGACGGGTGGCGTTGGACGGCCGCTCCGACCGGAAGAGTAGCGGTTGGGCCGATCGTTGGCATGGCGCTGGTCCCGCGTGGAATCCGCCCGCTGTTCGGCCGCGATCAGCAATCCCGCCCATGAGGTGTCGCATATGTGACTTGCCTACCCGAATGCCGCGCGCCCTGTTGGCGGCCTTCGGCCATCGTCCTACGTTCCGTTGGTGCCGGATCGGGCCGGGGGCCGGGCCGACAGGTGTGGGCACGATCAGGTACAACCGCCGGAGGCAGGGCATGCACGATGTGGAGAACATCCCCCGGACCCAGTTCCCGGCCGGGCTGCCCGCAGTGCAGTTCGGCGTCGAGGGCAACGGGACGCTGACGAACGAGCGGTTGTACCGCCGGATCACCGAGCCGAGCAACAGGCCGCGCGCGGTCGCCCAACCGGGCATCTCGGACCAGCCTGCTCTGCCGCCCCGCGACGAGGAGGAGCCCGGCTACGTGGTGCATCTTCCGATCCGGGTCGCGGGCCACGCCGCCGCCATCGCGCTGGCGGGCACGATCGCCACCTCACTGAGCTTCCTCGGCGCCGTCGATGCCGGGGAGACCACAGTGTCGACGGCCGACGACCAGAACAACCGGCACCGGGTGTTCTGCGACCTGCCCCTGCCAGACCGGTCCCGTTGCCCGCAGCCCTACGAGCACGCCGGACCGTGCGGGGAGGCGGCGGCCGAGCAACGTCCGTCACCCCAGCCCGCCACCGGACCGTAGGCTGTGCCCTGGAAAGAGCCGCACTCCAGGAAAGAGAGCCTTCCAGCGATGCAGAAGTGGGAGTACGCCACGGTCCCGCTGCTGGTCCATGCGACCAAGCAGATCCTCGACAACTGGGGCGAGGACGGCTGGGAACTGGTGTCCGTGGTGCCCGGTCCGAATCCCGAGCAACTCGTCGCCTACCTGAAGCGGGCCAAGGCATGACCGGGCCGCTCGCGAAACTCGCCGAGTTGGGGCACAAGCTGCCCGAGGTGGTGCCCCCCGTGGCCAGTTACCTGCCGGCCGTGCAGTCCGGGCAGCACGTCTACGTCTCCGGTCAGCTACCGATGGCCGAGGGTAAACTGCTCGCGACCGGCAAGGTCGGCGCCGGTGTCTCTGCCGACCAGGCCAAGGACCTGGCCCAGCGGTGCGCGCTGAACGCACTCGCGGCGATCAACTCGCTGGTCGGCCTGGAGAACGTCGTCAAAGTCGTCAAGCTGACCGGCTTCGTGGCCAGTGCCCCGGGCTTCACCGGCCAGCCCGGCGTCATCAACGGCGCCTCCGACCTTTTCGGCACCGTCTTCGGTGAGGCCGGTCGTCATGCGAGGAGCGCGGTGGGGGTGGCCGAACTGCCCCTGGACGCCCCCGTCGAGGTCGAGGTCATCGTCGAGGTCACGGCCTAGCCACTGCCGCGATCTTGCACGTCCTGCCGGTCAAAGCCCCTGAACGGGTAGGAAGCGGAGCTTGGAGGTGCAAGATCGCGGAGGGCGGTGGCGGTGGTCGTACGATCGCAGCCATGAGCGGGCACTTCACGGCGCCGGCGACAGCTCTCGCGGGCGCGCTGCCGGGGTGGGTCACGCTGCTGCGGGCCCCGAACCCAGGGCCGATGACACTGACTGGAACCAACACCTGGGTGCTGCGCGCCGCTGCAGGCGCACCTGCAGTGGTGGTCGACCCTGGGCCAGCCGACGAGACACACCTGGCCGCGATCGCCGCCCAGGGGCCGATCGGGCACGTGCTGATCACACACGGGCACCCCGACCACACCGAAGGCTCAGCGCGTCTGCATGACCTGCTCGGCGGGGTGCCCGTGCTCGCCGCGGACCCCGCGCACACCATCGGCGGTGCGCCGCTGACCGCGTCGGCCGACCAACTCGGCGGCGACGGGCTACAGATCCGCCTGCTGGTCACCCCCGGGCACACCGCCGACTCGATCTGCCTGCTCGCGCGGCACGGCGACGAGCGGGTGGTGCTCACCGGCGACACGATCCTTGGCCGGGGCACCGCCGTGGTCGCCCACCCGGACGGACATCTCGGGGACTACCTGGACAGCCTCGAGTTGCTCTCGACGTACGCCGGGATCCCGGCGCTGCCCGGCCACGGCCCGGCACTGGCCGACTGTGGCGCCGCGGCGGAGTTCTACCTGGCCCACCGGCGGGGTCGACTCGACCAGGTCCGGGCCGCGCTCGACGCCGGTGCCAGCACCCCCGCCGAGGTCGTGGCGGCGGTCTACGCCGACGTCGACCGGTCACTGTGGTGGGCTGCCGAATGGTCGGTCCGGGCGCAGTTGGAGTACCTGGGCCGGGAATCCGGCACCACCGGTGCGGGGTTGGAGCAGACGTGACCTGCCCGGTGTGCGGAACCGTCGCGGTACCCGGCGCGCGGTTCTGTCACAACTGTGGCGCCGCACTGCCGGCCGCGGCGACCCTCCCCGCCACCGAACGCCGGGTCGTCACCGTGCTCTTCGGTGACCTGTCCGACTTCACCTCCTGGTCGGAGGACCTCGACCCGGAGCGGGTCGGCGCCGTCACCGACCGGGTACTCGCTGCGCTGGCCGGCGCCGTCAAGACCTTCGGTGGTCACGTCGACAAGCTGACCGGCGACGGCATCATGGCGGTCTTCGGTGCACCGGTCGCGCACGAGGACGACGCCGAACGGGCCGTGCGGGCGGCGTTG
Protein-coding regions in this window:
- a CDS encoding ArsA-related P-loop ATPase, giving the protein MGAAQRPAEPAGTEWPARLHVVTGKGGTGKSSVAAALALALAAGGRRTLLVEVEGRQGIAQLFDTDPLPYAERHLTDAPGGGEVRALAVDAEEALLEYLDMFYKLGGAGRALRKFGAIDFATTIAPGLRDVLLTGKVKEATTRTQGGQRVYDAVVLDAPPTGRIGRFLNVTAETARLARMGPIKTQSEGVAALLRSPMTAVHVVTLLEEMPVQETVDAIAELTSLGFPVGRIIVNATRPPVPAGPVVTPTELARGLRAAGLPADDPTVSGLAAEAHDQAVRRELEDSLRTDLVELDLPLVELPLLPDGVDRVGLHRLAAALVRAA
- a CDS encoding DUF4177 domain-containing protein, which encodes MQKWEYATVPLLVHATKQILDNWGEDGWELVSVVPGPNPEQLVAYLKRAKA
- a CDS encoding RidA family protein, which produces MTGPLAKLAELGHKLPEVVPPVASYLPAVQSGQHVYVSGQLPMAEGKLLATGKVGAGVSADQAKDLAQRCALNALAAINSLVGLENVVKVVKLTGFVASAPGFTGQPGVINGASDLFGTVFGEAGRHARSAVGVAELPLDAPVEVEVIVEVTA
- a CDS encoding MBL fold metallo-hydrolase, which encodes MSGHFTAPATALAGALPGWVTLLRAPNPGPMTLTGTNTWVLRAAAGAPAVVVDPGPADETHLAAIAAQGPIGHVLITHGHPDHTEGSARLHDLLGGVPVLAADPAHTIGGAPLTASADQLGGDGLQIRLLVTPGHTADSICLLARHGDERVVLTGDTILGRGTAVVAHPDGHLGDYLDSLELLSTYAGIPALPGHGPALADCGAAAEFYLAHRRGRLDQVRAALDAGASTPAEVVAAVYADVDRSLWWAAEWSVRAQLEYLGRESGTTGAGLEQT